The following coding sequences are from one Musa acuminata AAA Group cultivar baxijiao chromosome BXJ1-6, Cavendish_Baxijiao_AAA, whole genome shotgun sequence window:
- the LOC135675948 gene encoding probable glucomannan 4-beta-mannosyltransferase 9 isoform X1: MDRLSSTPVLPRRNDDVTQLGMVWEQVKAPVIVPLLRIAVFLCLAMSVMLFVEKVYMATVILAVKLLRRRPETRYKWEPMEDDMERGSAAYPMVLVQIPMFNEKEVYQLSIGAACGLSWPSDRLIIQVLDDSTDPAIKEMVQVECRRWASKGVNIRYEIRDNRVGYKAGALKMGMKHRYVKDCDYVVIFDADFQPDPDFLCRTIPFLIHNPQIGLVQGRWRFVNADECLMTRMQEMSLDYHFAIEQEVGSSTYAFFGFNGTAGVWRIAAINEAGGWKDRTTVEDMDLAVRASLKGWKFIFLNDLGVKSELPSTFKAFRHQQHRWSCGPANLFRKMVVEISKNKVCSLCVRNTHNFSRDSNWLCDASLTMQKVSLWTKVYVIYSFFFIRKIVGHIVTFIFYCLVIPATVFVPEVEIPMWGLVYLPSVITMLNSVGTPRSLHLLVFWVLFENVMSLHRTKATLSGLLDLGRVNEWVVTEKLGDIMKTKLPTKAAKKPRVRIGDRLHKMELFTGAYLFFCACYDLKYGKNHYFLYLFLQSITFFIVGFGYVGTYIPQS, encoded by the exons atggATAGGCTTTCTTCGACGCCCGTTCTGCCGAGGAGGAATGACGACGTCACGCAGTTGGGGATGGTGTGGGAGCAGGTCAAGGCGCCGGTGATCGTCCCCCTGCTGCGCATCGCGGTGTTCCTGTGCCTGGCCATGTCGGTCATGCTCTTCGTGGAGAAGGTGTACATGGCCACCGTCATCCTCGCCGTCAAGCTCCTCCGGAGGCGGCCGGAGACGCGCTACAAGTGGGAGCCCATGGAGGACGACATGGAGCGAGGCAGTGCAGCGTACCCCATGGTCCTCGTCCAAATCCCCATGTTCAACGAAAAGGAG GTATACCAGCTCTCCATCGGAGCTGCATGTGGGCTTTCATGGCCGTCAGATCGTCTCATAATCCAAGTGCTCGACGACTCCACCGATCCCGCCATTAAG GAGATGGTGCAGGTAGAGTGCCGGAGGTGGGCGAGCAAGGGGGTGAACATACGGTACGAGATCAGGGACAACAGGGTAGGCTACAAGGCTGGGGCGCTCAAGATGGGGATGAAGCACAGATACGTCAAGGACTGCGACTACGTCGTCATCTTCGACGCCGACTTCCAGCCGGATCCCGACTTCCTCTGTCGCACCATCCCGTTCCTCATCCACAACCCCCAGATCGGCCTCGTCCAGGGCCGCTGGAGATTCG TGAACGCGGATGAATGCTTGATGACAAGGATGCAGGAGATGTCCTTGGATTACCATTTTGCTATCGAGCAGGAAGTGGGATCCTCCACCTATGCTTTCTTCGGATTCAATG GAACTGCTGGGGTATGGCGGATTGCAGCTATCAATGAAGCCGGAGGTTGGAAGGATCGGACCACTGTAGAGGACATGGACTTGGCTGTTCGAGCAAGCCTCAAGGGCTGGAAATTTATATTCCTCAACGACCTCGGG GTGAAAAGCGAGCTACCAAGTACTTTCAAGGCCTTTCGCCATCAGCAACACAGATGGTCGTGTGGACCAGCGAACTTGTTCAGGAAAATGGTGGTGGAGATCTCCAAGAACAAGGTATGTTCCCTGTGTGTTAGAAACACCCACAACTTTTCCAGAGATTCTAATTGGCTTTGTGATGCCTCCTTGACAATGCAGAAAGTATCCCTGTGGACCAAAGTTTATGTGATATACAGCTTCTTCTTCATCCGCAAGATTGTGGGTCATATAGTGACCTTTATATTTTACTGCTTGGTGATCCCTGCCACTGTCTTTGTTCCTGAAGTGGAAATACCAATGTGGGGTTTAGTCTACCTACCTTCCGTCATTACAATGCTGAATTCTGTTGGGACGCCGAG GTCACTTCACTTGCTGGTGTTCTGGGTCCTTTTCGAGAATGTCATGTCTCTGCATAGAACAAAAGCAACCTTGAGTGGCCTCCTGGATTTAGGGAGAGTTAATGAATGGGTGGTCACTGAGAAGCTCGGGGATATTATGAAGACAAAATTGCCTACCAAAGCAGCTAAGAAGCCAAGAGTCAGGATTGGCGATAG GTTACATAAAATGGAGCTCTTTACTGGGGCCTATCTCTTCTTCTGTGCATGCTATGATCTGAAGTATGGGAAGAACCATTACTTCCTCTACCTCTTCCTCCAGTCGATCACCTTCTTCATCGTTGGATTTGGTTATGTTGGCACCTACATTCCACAATCCTAA
- the LOC135677674 gene encoding uncharacterized protein LOC135677674, with product MMEGSTRGHQVPAIGYWDHRDELPITRCFELAVQAEWIRGHCRSEDGDLFKVAAPAETPACCEHHHRKVKKGGCIGREKEELQKKQGRATAPKAVDEDLYKIPPELLHHKKPKRARMFKNLWSGCMGLDSVA from the exons ATGATGGAG GGCTCGACGAGGGGTCACCAGGTTCCAGCGATTGGGTACTGGGATCACCGTGATGAACTCCCCATCACCCGGTGCTTTGAGCTTGCAGTGCAGGCTGAGTGGATCCGAGGCCATTGTCGTAGCGAAGATGGTGATCTCTTTAAGGTGGCAGCCCCTGCAGAGACACCAGCCTGTTGTGAGCACCACCACAGAAAG GTGAAGAAGGGTGGCTGCATTGGAAGAGAGAAGGAAGAGCTGCAGAAGAAGCAAGGGAGGGCTACAGCTCCCAAGGCCGTGGACGAGGACTTGTACAAGATCCCACCTGAACTCCTCCACCACAAAAAGCCCAAGCGG GCGAGGATGTTCAAGAATCTGTGGTCGGGATGTATGGGACTCGACAGCGTTGCCTGA
- the LOC135675948 gene encoding probable glucomannan 4-beta-mannosyltransferase 9 isoform X2, with translation MDRLSSTPVLPRRNDDVTQLGMVWEQVKAPVIVPLLRIAVFLCLAMSVMLFVEKVYMATVILAVKLLRRRPETRYKWEPMEDDMERGSAAYPMVLVQIPMFNEKEVYQLSIGAACGLSWPSDRLIIQVLDDSTDPAIKEMVQVECRRWASKGVNIRYEIRDNRVGYKAGALKMGMKHRYVKDCDYVVIFDADFQPDPDFLCRTIPFLIHNPQIGLVQGRWRFVNADECLMTRMQEMSLDYHFAIEQEVGSSTYAFFGFNGTAGVWRIAAINEAGGWKDRTTVEDMDLAVRASLKGWKFIFLNDLGVKSELPSTFKAFRHQQHRWSCGPANLFRKMVVEISKNKKVSLWTKVYVIYSFFFIRKIVGHIVTFIFYCLVIPATVFVPEVEIPMWGLVYLPSVITMLNSVGTPRSLHLLVFWVLFENVMSLHRTKATLSGLLDLGRVNEWVVTEKLGDIMKTKLPTKAAKKPRVRIGDRLHKMELFTGAYLFFCACYDLKYGKNHYFLYLFLQSITFFIVGFGYVGTYIPQS, from the exons atggATAGGCTTTCTTCGACGCCCGTTCTGCCGAGGAGGAATGACGACGTCACGCAGTTGGGGATGGTGTGGGAGCAGGTCAAGGCGCCGGTGATCGTCCCCCTGCTGCGCATCGCGGTGTTCCTGTGCCTGGCCATGTCGGTCATGCTCTTCGTGGAGAAGGTGTACATGGCCACCGTCATCCTCGCCGTCAAGCTCCTCCGGAGGCGGCCGGAGACGCGCTACAAGTGGGAGCCCATGGAGGACGACATGGAGCGAGGCAGTGCAGCGTACCCCATGGTCCTCGTCCAAATCCCCATGTTCAACGAAAAGGAG GTATACCAGCTCTCCATCGGAGCTGCATGTGGGCTTTCATGGCCGTCAGATCGTCTCATAATCCAAGTGCTCGACGACTCCACCGATCCCGCCATTAAG GAGATGGTGCAGGTAGAGTGCCGGAGGTGGGCGAGCAAGGGGGTGAACATACGGTACGAGATCAGGGACAACAGGGTAGGCTACAAGGCTGGGGCGCTCAAGATGGGGATGAAGCACAGATACGTCAAGGACTGCGACTACGTCGTCATCTTCGACGCCGACTTCCAGCCGGATCCCGACTTCCTCTGTCGCACCATCCCGTTCCTCATCCACAACCCCCAGATCGGCCTCGTCCAGGGCCGCTGGAGATTCG TGAACGCGGATGAATGCTTGATGACAAGGATGCAGGAGATGTCCTTGGATTACCATTTTGCTATCGAGCAGGAAGTGGGATCCTCCACCTATGCTTTCTTCGGATTCAATG GAACTGCTGGGGTATGGCGGATTGCAGCTATCAATGAAGCCGGAGGTTGGAAGGATCGGACCACTGTAGAGGACATGGACTTGGCTGTTCGAGCAAGCCTCAAGGGCTGGAAATTTATATTCCTCAACGACCTCGGG GTGAAAAGCGAGCTACCAAGTACTTTCAAGGCCTTTCGCCATCAGCAACACAGATGGTCGTGTGGACCAGCGAACTTGTTCAGGAAAATGGTGGTGGAGATCTCCAAGAACAAG AAAGTATCCCTGTGGACCAAAGTTTATGTGATATACAGCTTCTTCTTCATCCGCAAGATTGTGGGTCATATAGTGACCTTTATATTTTACTGCTTGGTGATCCCTGCCACTGTCTTTGTTCCTGAAGTGGAAATACCAATGTGGGGTTTAGTCTACCTACCTTCCGTCATTACAATGCTGAATTCTGTTGGGACGCCGAG GTCACTTCACTTGCTGGTGTTCTGGGTCCTTTTCGAGAATGTCATGTCTCTGCATAGAACAAAAGCAACCTTGAGTGGCCTCCTGGATTTAGGGAGAGTTAATGAATGGGTGGTCACTGAGAAGCTCGGGGATATTATGAAGACAAAATTGCCTACCAAAGCAGCTAAGAAGCCAAGAGTCAGGATTGGCGATAG GTTACATAAAATGGAGCTCTTTACTGGGGCCTATCTCTTCTTCTGTGCATGCTATGATCTGAAGTATGGGAAGAACCATTACTTCCTCTACCTCTTCCTCCAGTCGATCACCTTCTTCATCGTTGGATTTGGTTATGTTGGCACCTACATTCCACAATCCTAA